In Aegilops tauschii subsp. strangulata cultivar AL8/78 chromosome 3, Aet v6.0, whole genome shotgun sequence, one genomic interval encodes:
- the LOC123497485 gene encoding uncharacterized protein, which produces MEEAPCGRCNSRCRTSLSTATLFGIYFQPSFVVAAIVPCNVRLAFNELIGDTVTFDALGGPYTMQVEKGRKITQIGGDDWDRFIARMRLSGGELISFSFRRDRPRISVIYLNLIPDSEDEVHEEEDGADSDDDDSDDDENPLVEYLYAQGLRLGDEEIGNLWDMLPLPKDYLGKPFVTRLTRTNVKRHIMKLPKRLLDSCGIDPDEEGMAAGLRLTRTGSITNCAYAVDTDGRTVLRRAGWKKFLRGKNLRVGQAILLTVVNTSRHDLRMMITIHLI; this is translated from the exons ATGGAGGAAGCACCATGTGGACGCTGCAACTCACGGTGCCGGACCAGCCTTTCTACTGCCacgctgttcggcatctacttccagccttCTTTTGTTGTTGCAGCG ATCGTACCATGCAATGTGAGATTGGCATTCAATGAGCTCATCGGAGACACCGTGACCTTCGACGCTCTTGGGGGCCCATACACTATGCAGGTCGAGAAGGGGCGAAAGATAACCCAGATAGGAGGAGATGATTGGGATCGTTTCATCGCCCGCATGCGTCTTAGTGGGGGTGaattgatcagcttctccttcagaagAGATAGGCCCAGGATTTCTGTTATCTATCTAAATTTGATTCCGGATAGTGAGGATGAAGTTCATGAGGAGGAAGATGGTGCTGATTCAGATGATGACGATTCAGatgatgatgagaacccacttgTTGAATACCTGTATGCCCAAGGACTCAGACTGGGCGACGAGGAAATCGGCAACCTCTGGGACATGCTTCCGCTACCTAAAGACTACCTAGGGaagccattcgtgacccgcctcaCAAGGACGAATGTTAAACGGCATATCATG AAATTACCTAAGAGGTTACTTGATAGCTGTGGCATCGACCCGGACGAAGAAGGCATGgctgctggactacgccttaccagAACAGGCTCCATCACCAACTGTGCCTATGCAGTGGACACGGACGGTCGCACTGTCTTGAGAAGGGCAGGGTGGAAGAAGTTCCTTCGTGGCAAGAATCTTCGGGTAGGACAGGCCATCCTACTCACTGTTGTGAACACCAGTCGCCAtgacttgaggatgatgatcaccATCCACCTCATTTAG